From Virgibacillus natechei, the proteins below share one genomic window:
- a CDS encoding Dph6-related ATP pyrophosphatase yields MTKKVALSFSGGKDSCLALYQLQEQNIDVACLVTTVWKRNQQTVAHDEKRDRIKDQAESFNIPVHFIETDFDTYKTDFVETLKELKRLFAIDGVAFGDIYLKGHREWGEEVAKEAELKAFYPLWSKKADALDLLREFVLLDFKAEVIKVDATKLPQEWVGRRLDEAFIQAIMQQDVCPMGESGEYHTTVFDGPVFRYHLRD; encoded by the coding sequence ATGACTAAAAAGGTCGCATTATCCTTCAGTGGCGGGAAGGATAGTTGTTTGGCACTTTATCAGTTGCAGGAACAAAATATTGATGTTGCTTGTCTGGTTACGACGGTATGGAAAAGAAACCAGCAAACAGTTGCGCACGATGAGAAACGTGATCGAATCAAGGATCAGGCAGAAAGCTTTAACATACCTGTACACTTTATAGAAACCGATTTTGATACATATAAGACAGATTTCGTGGAAACCTTGAAAGAATTAAAGCGTCTTTTCGCTATTGATGGGGTTGCTTTTGGTGATATATACCTAAAAGGACATCGTGAGTGGGGCGAAGAGGTCGCAAAAGAAGCTGAACTTAAAGCATTCTATCCATTGTGGTCGAAGAAAGCGGATGCATTGGATTTATTGCGGGAATTTGTGTTATTGGATTTTAAAGCGGAAGTCATTAAAGTGGATGCTACAAAACTTCCCCAAGAGTGGGTTGGCCGTAGATTGGATGAGGCATTTATACAAGCTATCATGCAACAAGATGTGTGTCCGATGGGGGAGTCAGGCGAATATCATACCACCGTGTTTGATGGGCCGGTATTCAGATATCACCTCCGTGATTAA
- a CDS encoding CotD family spore coat protein yields the protein MRHRHGPHCGCPQTVVHPTKHNCVNKYSESVVKHVHPSHTTVMNHHLVKNQHVFPHSTSVQNTTNCVDEFPQGRPGMRRW from the coding sequence ATGAGACATCGTCATGGACCGCATTGCGGATGCCCGCAGACAGTAGTTCATCCGACAAAGCATAATTGTGTGAATAAGTACTCTGAAAGCGTTGTGAAGCATGTGCACCCTTCACATACGACTGTCATGAATCATCATCTAGTTAAAAATCAGCATGTTTTTCCGCATTCAACCTCTGTTCAAAATACGACGAACTGTGTAGATGAATTTCCACAAGGTAGACCAGGAATGCGTAGGTGGTAA
- a CDS encoding SLOG family protein, producing MKIITVTGYKPMELGIFKEDDTKIKFIKAAIEKKLIGFIEEGLEWVLISGQMGVELWTAEVVLELKEMYDIKVAIIPPFENQENRWPEQIQQKYQELIQAVDFYKPIYKGDYKGAFQFKAKNLWLIDKSDGCLLLMDDEFRGSNRFFYDIAMEAEKDYPVHLITPADLEDIVDEMQMADPDYWE from the coding sequence ATGAAGATTATAACTGTAACAGGCTATAAACCAATGGAGTTAGGGATATTTAAAGAAGACGATACGAAAATTAAATTCATTAAAGCAGCAATCGAGAAGAAACTCATCGGATTTATAGAAGAGGGTCTGGAATGGGTGCTGATTTCTGGCCAAATGGGTGTGGAATTATGGACTGCTGAGGTTGTGTTGGAATTAAAGGAAATGTATGATATTAAAGTCGCTATCATACCCCCGTTTGAGAACCAGGAAAATCGCTGGCCAGAACAAATCCAGCAAAAATATCAAGAACTTATTCAAGCTGTTGATTTTTATAAACCTATTTATAAAGGCGATTATAAGGGAGCGTTCCAATTTAAAGCGAAAAATTTGTGGCTAATAGATAAAAGTGATGGTTGTCTGTTACTAATGGATGACGAATTTCGTGGTAGTAATCGATTTTTTTATGACATTGCGATGGAAGCGGAAAAGGATTATCCCGTTCATCTTATTACACCTGCTGACTTGGAGGATATCGTTGATGAAATGCAAATGGCGGATCCAGATTATTGGGAATGA
- a CDS encoding SIMPL domain-containing protein yields MYYHYVPQFRQPLPSVESQTKVMTVTGTGSVTVRPDIVTVQLEVRTENTLLQQAQQENANTMNQVIQALMDAGIARESIQTTAYTINPRYDYMEGEQVFRGYEVKNEITVRIRNTNHAGSIIDVAVQSGVNRVADIRFTVENEQHYYEQALNASLQQASSKAKTIAETMQLPLDPIPITIVEQLSEPPRTYQTMLATDESMTTPIEPGQMIIRASVEVKFQY; encoded by the coding sequence ATGTATTATCATTATGTACCTCAATTTAGACAACCGCTACCTAGCGTGGAATCTCAAACAAAGGTCATGACAGTTACTGGAACAGGAAGTGTTACGGTAAGGCCTGATATTGTCACCGTACAGTTAGAAGTTAGGACGGAAAATACACTGCTTCAGCAAGCTCAGCAGGAAAATGCCAACACCATGAATCAAGTTATTCAAGCACTTATGGATGCAGGAATTGCTCGTGAGTCTATTCAAACAACTGCCTACACGATTAATCCGAGATATGATTACATGGAAGGAGAGCAAGTATTTAGAGGGTATGAAGTAAAAAATGAAATCACGGTTCGGATTAGGAATACGAATCATGCAGGTAGTATTATTGATGTTGCTGTCCAAAGTGGTGTGAATCGCGTAGCGGATATTCGGTTTACGGTTGAAAATGAGCAACATTATTACGAGCAAGCACTAAATGCCTCTCTCCAACAGGCCAGTTCTAAAGCCAAAACAATTGCTGAGACAATGCAGTTACCCCTCGACCCTATACCAATTACAATTGTTGAACAATTAAGTGAACCCCCTAGGACGTACCAAACAATGCTTGCTACAGATGAAAGTATGACTACACCGATTGAACCAGGCCAAATGATCATAAGGGCATCCGTTGAAGTGAAATTTCAGTATTAG
- a CDS encoding ABC transporter ATP-binding protein: MTVASIKLTNITKSYRKQLAVHNLNLEIPKGELFGFLGPNGAGKTTTIKMMTGLLEPSTGSVEIGGINIWEEPIEAKKLIAYVPDQPNLYPKLTGWDYLEFIASVFRIPQDTFQAKAEELLRVFRLTDRADELIEGYSHGMKQKIAICGALVHEPDVLFLDEPTVGLDPQSARSLKSLLRRLCDNGMTAFVSTHILEIAEQMCDRIGIISDGRIIALGTMDELKTHEEKGEQSLEDIFLELTGGEEQQDIISEISKEDQGDSK; this comes from the coding sequence ATGACTGTAGCATCAATTAAACTAACAAATATTACAAAATCATACCGTAAACAACTAGCAGTACATAATCTTAATCTGGAAATTCCTAAAGGGGAACTGTTTGGCTTTTTAGGACCAAATGGAGCAGGGAAAACAACGACAATTAAAATGATGACGGGTTTACTGGAACCATCGACTGGGTCAGTTGAAATAGGCGGTATCAATATCTGGGAAGAACCGATCGAGGCAAAGAAACTCATTGCTTATGTTCCTGACCAACCAAATCTGTATCCAAAATTAACAGGTTGGGATTATCTCGAATTTATCGCATCTGTTTTTCGAATTCCACAAGATACATTTCAAGCAAAAGCAGAAGAATTACTACGTGTGTTTCGTTTAACAGACCGAGCAGATGAATTAATTGAAGGTTATTCCCATGGAATGAAGCAAAAAATAGCAATATGTGGAGCATTGGTTCATGAACCTGATGTGCTATTTTTAGATGAACCAACTGTGGGACTTGATCCCCAAAGTGCACGAAGCTTGAAAAGTTTGCTTAGAAGATTATGTGATAACGGTATGACGGCATTTGTCTCAACACATATCTTAGAGATTGCTGAACAAATGTGTGATCGTATTGGGATTATCTCGGATGGACGTATTATCGCACTTGGAACAATGGATGAACTCAAAACACATGAGGAAAAAGGAGAGCAAAGCCTTGAAGATATCTTCCTGGAGCTAACAGGTGGTGAGGAGCAGCAAGACATAATTAGTGAAATTTCAAAAGAAGATCAAGGTGATAGCAAATGA
- a CDS encoding putative ABC transporter permease subunit, translating to MMKVLLKNQRKLILNAIKSQSRSNFISYLLSFIVVGVLLIFLGRGVLAVGESITEPVLLGILGYGFLVSIVFIILLSVPQVFKHLYAATDLGLLFTLPIPTRHIFWIKYLQSFIGIPLLIFVFLAVLLVIYGILVDASLIFYPVSFFVLLALMVIALSLAYLINLVLIQIIPASKVNELLMPIVSVVAGLFGYLTVMIPNMANEGSIVDSLLAGLPLFPDWVPVTWACDAIVYAMNGTTDLLLPFILLMVLAILMVSVTSMLVEKGFRTGWIRLSEGGGKKKKKQKAAKRGQRTTRHPVIAIGKKEWFAIKRDMREWVIFLPISFIIIIPLISLFSSGSALSDLQGFNEISWPIAQIVFLFIYAIFNGQLAAFSIGREGVSVWILRTLPLTGRDIALGKLWISWVLPFILLTVLEVIIGILLGWTITQFIIGVAVKAAITIGISAIGLWLGTTGSKYNPSNPQQRVKFGTAILLMVVSYVYLFVALVPYVLLVIPGDVGSFLTEISTDLSGFFGAFVGLFATLLSWKASYPALMIILGIVAMLIVSLGVAALFTSASGRRIDKGLEIEIVNESNAKALFKNKKSGGSLY from the coding sequence ATGATGAAGGTGCTTCTGAAAAATCAGCGTAAACTGATATTAAATGCTATTAAATCACAAAGCAGATCCAATTTCATTAGCTATTTACTTTCATTTATCGTGGTTGGTGTTCTGCTGATTTTCCTGGGCAGGGGTGTTTTGGCTGTAGGTGAATCTATTACGGAACCAGTACTTTTAGGTATTTTAGGTTACGGCTTTTTAGTTAGTATCGTTTTTATTATTTTATTAAGTGTGCCACAAGTATTTAAGCACTTGTATGCTGCAACTGATTTAGGTTTACTTTTCACGTTGCCTATCCCAACACGACATATTTTCTGGATAAAATATCTGCAAAGTTTTATTGGTATTCCCTTGCTGATCTTTGTGTTTCTAGCTGTGCTACTAGTTATTTACGGGATTTTAGTGGATGCGAGCTTGATCTTTTACCCTGTCTCATTTTTTGTTCTACTCGCACTAATGGTCATCGCCCTATCCCTTGCTTATTTAATAAACCTTGTGCTAATACAGATTATCCCTGCGAGTAAGGTTAATGAGTTACTGATGCCGATCGTAAGTGTTGTTGCAGGACTGTTTGGCTATCTTACGGTTATGATACCGAATATGGCAAATGAGGGATCGATAGTAGATTCACTTTTAGCTGGTCTTCCATTATTTCCTGACTGGGTTCCTGTCACATGGGCATGTGATGCGATCGTATATGCAATGAACGGGACAACTGATTTACTACTTCCGTTCATATTATTAATGGTTCTTGCTATTCTTATGGTGTCGGTGACATCTATGCTTGTGGAAAAAGGTTTTCGTACTGGTTGGATTCGGTTAAGTGAAGGTGGGGGGAAGAAGAAAAAGAAACAAAAGGCTGCGAAAAGAGGCCAACGTACAACTCGTCATCCTGTTATTGCGATTGGAAAAAAAGAATGGTTTGCGATTAAGCGTGATATGCGGGAATGGGTCATCTTTTTACCTATTTCATTCATTATTATTATCCCGTTGATTAGTTTGTTCAGTAGTGGATCAGCACTCAGTGATTTACAAGGGTTTAACGAAATATCATGGCCGATCGCACAGATTGTTTTTCTCTTTATTTATGCTATTTTTAATGGACAACTGGCTGCTTTTTCCATTGGACGAGAAGGCGTGTCCGTTTGGATATTACGAACACTTCCATTAACTGGTCGCGATATTGCGCTTGGAAAACTGTGGATTAGCTGGGTGTTGCCGTTTATTCTGTTGACTGTGCTTGAAGTGATTATTGGGATTTTGCTAGGTTGGACGATCACGCAATTTATTATTGGGGTTGCAGTGAAAGCAGCTATCACGATTGGAATTAGTGCGATTGGATTATGGCTTGGTACAACCGGATCTAAATATAACCCGTCCAACCCACAGCAACGGGTGAAATTCGGAACAGCTATTCTCCTAATGGTTGTGTCCTATGTTTATCTGTTTGTTGCTTTAGTCCCGTATGTGCTTTTGGTCATTCCAGGTGATGTCGGGTCATTTCTGACAGAGATAAGTACTGATTTATCTGGATTTTTTGGAGCATTTGTTGGACTTTTTGCAACACTTCTATCCTGGAAGGCGAGCTATCCAGCACTTATGATCATCCTTGGTATTGTTGCTATGCTCATCGTTTCGTTGGGAGTTGCTGCACTGTTCACGTCAGCAAGTGGACGTCGAATTGACAAAGGACTAGAAATTGAAATTGTAAATGAAAGTAATGCTAAAGCATTGTTTAAAAATAAAAAATCCGGTGGTAGTCTGTATTAA
- a CDS encoding type II toxin-antitoxin system death-on-curing family toxin: protein MDSAVHRPSQSAFGSDAYHSVFEKAGALFESIAQNHAFHNGNKRTAFLSLTQFLYYNGYDFTMNSQTELADFTVNVVNKKYSFNGMVEIIEANSIPFR from the coding sequence TTGGATTCTGCTGTGCATCGGCCCAGTCAATCCGCTTTTGGTTCTGATGCTTATCATTCAGTGTTTGAAAAAGCAGGGGCACTCTTTGAATCTATTGCCCAAAACCATGCTTTTCATAATGGTAATAAACGTACAGCTTTTCTGTCATTAACACAGTTTTTGTATTATAACGGGTATGATTTTACAATGAACAGTCAAACGGAGCTAGCAGATTTCACTGTCAATGTGGTTAATAAAAAGTACAGCTTTAATGGAATGGTAGAGATAATTGAAGCAAATAGTATCCCATTTCGATAA
- a CDS encoding AbrB/MazE/SpoVT family DNA-binding domain-containing protein: protein MSEHERKVTKIGNSYGITFPKELLKEAGISYGDNVQLEVKEGEIVLKKGKQVELPEGISEDFFDVLERNTNKHEKTINELVDR, encoded by the coding sequence ATGAGTGAGCATGAAAGAAAAGTAACAAAGATCGGCAACAGCTATGGAATCACATTCCCTAAAGAACTATTAAAAGAGGCAGGTATTTCTTATGGAGACAACGTTCAATTGGAAGTGAAGGAGGGAGAGATTGTGTTAAAAAAGGGTAAACAGGTAGAGCTTCCTGAAGGTATAAGTGAAGATTTCTTTGATGTGTTGGAGCGTAATACGAATAAACATGAAAAAACAATAAACGAATTGGTGGACAGATAA
- a CDS encoding GNAT family N-acetyltransferase, with amino-acid sequence MNIVIRKMRKKDVPQVQDVARTSWNATYEGIIPAPIQQNFLNAAYSDKMVKKRLKNTVIYVAEADRKVVGFANFTPGSKEGSVELAALYLFPAYQGKGIGTALLHESMDQLGSREVHLSVEKNNEIGTTFYKAKGFEVVSEFDDDFDGHVLRTVRMVLRV; translated from the coding sequence ATGAATATTGTTATTCGTAAAATGCGAAAGAAAGATGTACCGCAAGTGCAGGATGTTGCAAGAACAAGTTGGAATGCCACCTATGAAGGGATAATACCTGCCCCAATTCAGCAAAACTTCTTAAATGCTGCTTATAGTGACAAGATGGTGAAAAAGCGTTTAAAGAACACTGTTATTTATGTTGCGGAAGCAGATAGGAAAGTGGTGGGGTTTGCAAATTTTACTCCTGGTTCCAAAGAAGGAAGCGTTGAGCTTGCTGCACTTTATTTATTTCCAGCATATCAAGGAAAAGGGATAGGTACTGCCCTATTACATGAAAGTATGGATCAATTAGGTTCACGAGAAGTTCATTTAAGCGTTGAAAAAAACAATGAAATCGGAACAACATTTTATAAAGCAAAAGGATTTGAAGTCGTCTCTGAGTTTGATGATGATTTTGATGGTCATGTTTTGCGGACAGTACGCATGGTATTGAGAGTGTAG
- a CDS encoding GNAT family N-acetyltransferase — protein MKIRKATQRDAPHIATVHVDSWRTTYKGILPCEFLKKLSYEQRTKLWESNVTEENVYVVENEDEEIVGFATGGKKKTENYDQFHGELYAIYILEEYQGKGIGKMLMQPVIKELEQFGINSIIVLVLEDNPSKYFYEALGAREIDSLEITIAGVELNELVYGWDDLSEF, from the coding sequence ATGAAAATTAGAAAAGCTACACAACGTGATGCACCGCATATAGCAACGGTACATGTAGACAGTTGGCGAACTACATACAAAGGAATTTTGCCATGTGAATTTTTGAAAAAGTTGTCCTATGAACAGCGAACAAAATTATGGGAAAGTAACGTGACTGAAGAAAATGTGTATGTTGTAGAAAATGAGGATGAAGAGATAGTTGGATTTGCAACTGGTGGTAAAAAGAAAACGGAGAATTATGATCAATTTCATGGAGAGCTGTATGCTATTTATATTTTAGAGGAATATCAAGGAAAGGGGATTGGGAAAATGTTGATGCAACCAGTGATTAAGGAGCTTGAGCAATTTGGTATCAATTCCATAATCGTACTGGTTTTAGAAGATAATCCCTCCAAGTATTTTTACGAAGCATTGGGTGCTAGAGAGATAGATTCATTAGAAATTACAATTGCTGGGGTGGAGCTTAATGAATTGGTTTATGGGTGGGATGATTTGAGTGAATTCTAG
- a CDS encoding NUDIX hydrolase: MEKIEWFGAAGLCSNDNDQILMIKQGSLDEEKRWSIPSGGKEENETYEDCCVREFSEETGYDIHVVKPLFLKETKDQGVDVKVHYFEVEIIGGTERIQDPDHLIYAIEWKSADEIRYINLSFPEDRDLFLTFIKENADDL, from the coding sequence ATGGAGAAGATAGAGTGGTTTGGTGCTGCTGGCCTTTGTAGCAATGATAACGATCAAATTTTGATGATAAAGCAAGGCAGTTTGGATGAAGAGAAACGTTGGTCTATTCCTTCTGGTGGAAAAGAGGAGAACGAAACATATGAAGACTGCTGTGTCAGGGAATTTAGCGAAGAAACTGGCTATGATATCCATGTAGTTAAACCGCTGTTTTTAAAAGAAACTAAGGATCAAGGTGTAGATGTAAAAGTGCATTATTTTGAAGTTGAAATTATTGGTGGAACAGAAAGAATACAGGACCCAGACCACCTCATTTATGCTATTGAGTGGAAGTCAGCTGATGAGATCAGGTATATAAATCTCTCTTTTCCTGAGGACAGAGATTTGTTCTTAACGTTTATAAAAGAAAATGCAGATGATCTGTGA
- a CDS encoding ASCH domain-containing protein, with protein MLHKMGLYNGPFQSIKSGRKTVEVRLNDEKRRKLTRGDVIVFTRIPERDEVLTVEVLALRKYDTFRQMYEEIPAEDMDEEGRSIDEMVKNTFKIYTPDQEKEWGTLAITIKVQGGDF; from the coding sequence ATGTTACATAAAATGGGGTTATATAATGGGCCATTTCAATCAATTAAGTCTGGAAGAAAAACAGTCGAGGTCAGATTGAATGATGAGAAAAGAAGGAAGTTAACACGCGGGGATGTTATTGTGTTTACAAGAATTCCTGAGAGAGATGAGGTTTTAACAGTAGAGGTATTGGCACTAAGGAAATATGATACTTTTAGGCAAATGTATGAGGAAATTCCTGCTGAGGATATGGATGAAGAAGGGCGGTCGATAGATGAGATGGTGAAGAATACATTTAAGATATATACTCCTGATCAGGAAAAAGAGTGGGGCACTTTGGCAATTACGATAAAGGTTCAAGGGGGTGATTTTTAG
- a CDS encoding DUF2651 family protein, translated as MNIIPLIIFIFPIGSIILGAIGYFIFKNIYMTPLIVAFISIILTFTTFNSSFWFWVFIYTFLAFVSGFIAKVLFSKRMYEGD; from the coding sequence ATGAATATAATACCACTTATCATATTTATTTTCCCCATAGGGTCCATTATATTAGGGGCCATTGGATATTTTATCTTCAAGAATATTTATATGACACCATTGATAGTAGCATTTATTTCTATTATTTTGACCTTTACGACATTTAATTCGTCGTTTTGGTTTTGGGTATTTATTTATACATTTCTTGCGTTTGTATCAGGGTTTATTGCTAAGGTGCTATTTTCAAAGAGAATGTATGAAGGAGATTGA
- a CDS encoding GNAT family N-acetyltransferase, translating to MENSPVLSTERLNLRKMNKNDVQHLMEIFSDPVAMKYYPSTKDEQETKKWINWTLRNYTGYGAGLWIVEEKDTGKFLGQCGIVLQKVDGVVEMEIGYLFARRVWGNGYATEAALACKKYGFEELGLTRMVSLIDVNNEPSIRVAERIGMKWEKHINKWDKEIAVYSV from the coding sequence ATGGAAAACTCACCTGTTTTAAGCACCGAAAGATTAAACTTAAGAAAAATGAATAAAAATGATGTACAACATTTAATGGAAATATTTTCAGATCCGGTAGCTATGAAGTATTATCCCTCCACCAAAGATGAGCAGGAGACGAAGAAATGGATTAACTGGACGTTACGTAATTATACGGGTTATGGCGCTGGCCTCTGGATCGTTGAAGAAAAAGATACAGGCAAGTTTCTCGGGCAATGTGGGATTGTTTTACAAAAAGTTGACGGTGTAGTCGAAATGGAGATTGGATACTTGTTTGCTAGACGTGTATGGGGAAACGGATATGCCACCGAGGCTGCATTAGCTTGTAAAAAATATGGATTTGAAGAACTGGGATTGACAAGGATGGTTTCATTAATCGATGTAAATAATGAACCATCGATAAGAGTAGCGGAACGGATTGGGATGAAATGGGAAAAGCATATTAATAAATGGGATAAGGAGATAGCTGTTTATTCAGTGTGA
- a CDS encoding phosphotransferase enzyme family protein — protein MEGKTIFQRFGFYTEEEPTSIYPFSPVYRITHEKDDVIVKKTQRPIERAHRLIEYTTYLRDNGIQVVTPVKLNRHNPQTIDGEIYVVYPYIEGTTYAGKASEIYEAGKFLGRIHSLSPDENVYQLEAYNVYDFTIEEVEESIQNIEKNASKHDFEMDSIQLKEKLIQIVSQQEELQNSGLLNIETPHDFKANNLIYTPEPYLIDPDNAAWIPRIFDLALTLLLFHNELSSAPDNIFTPEQWQLFLKGYKESVHLTDLERSYWEKAIEHVFLDEVMWLLDEAEEDWADSSQRMLFESLIRVLLDASDYMLE, from the coding sequence ATGGAAGGAAAAACTATATTTCAGAGATTCGGTTTTTATACGGAAGAGGAGCCGACTAGTATTTACCCTTTTTCACCTGTATACCGGATTACGCATGAAAAAGATGATGTAATTGTTAAGAAAACACAGCGTCCTATTGAGCGAGCGCACCGTTTGATTGAATATACAACCTATTTAAGAGATAATGGAATCCAAGTAGTTACACCTGTGAAATTGAATAGGCATAACCCCCAAACCATTGATGGAGAAATATACGTAGTTTATCCTTATATTGAAGGAACTACATATGCAGGGAAGGCTAGCGAAATTTATGAAGCTGGCAAGTTTCTCGGGAGAATTCACAGTCTTTCACCCGACGAAAATGTGTACCAATTGGAAGCATATAATGTCTATGACTTTACCATTGAAGAAGTGGAAGAAAGCATACAAAACATAGAAAAAAATGCATCCAAGCATGATTTTGAAATGGATAGTATCCAGCTCAAAGAGAAGTTAATCCAAATCGTATCCCAGCAGGAAGAATTGCAAAATAGCGGCTTGCTAAATATCGAAACACCCCATGATTTTAAGGCGAATAATTTAATTTACACACCAGAACCTTATTTGATAGATCCGGATAATGCTGCATGGATCCCGCGGATTTTTGATCTAGCATTGACCTTGCTTTTGTTTCATAATGAGTTGTCGTCTGCGCCTGATAATATATTTACCCCTGAGCAATGGCAGTTATTCCTGAAGGGCTACAAAGAGTCCGTTCATCTGACTGATTTAGAACGTTCGTACTGGGAAAAGGCAATAGAGCATGTCTTTTTAGATGAAGTGATGTGGTTGTTGGATGAAGCTGAAGAGGACTGGGCGGATTCGTCACAGCGGATGTTATTTGAGAGTCTAATCCGGGTCTTGCTTGATGCTTCAGATTATATGCTGGAATAA
- a CDS encoding TIGR04104 family putative zinc finger protein, which produces MPTCQNCDHEWSWKQTCKKYFTLDTGMTCPYCGEKQYVTSRTRKKSNMLLFIPPALMLLNIFFGPSLVVLFMLLGSFPLMVGLYPFLIELTSKEELPW; this is translated from the coding sequence ATGCCAACTTGCCAGAATTGCGACCATGAATGGAGTTGGAAACAAACATGTAAAAAATATTTCACATTAGATACTGGAATGACCTGTCCGTATTGCGGGGAGAAGCAATATGTTACTTCGCGTACAAGAAAAAAATCCAATATGTTACTCTTTATACCACCTGCCTTAATGCTTCTTAATATCTTTTTTGGTCCTTCACTTGTTGTTTTATTTATGTTGTTAGGCTCTTTTCCGTTAATGGTTGGGCTTTATCCCTTTTTGATCGAACTAACCAGTAAAGAAGAACTTCCTTGGTAG
- a CDS encoding tetratricopeptide repeat protein: MSSKARKRIENEEFEKAQEILLQLLNENPDEAEANHLFAETFDAQGFEREAIPYYENALANNIEGELREAVFIQLGSSYRCIGEYEKAKEILLKGLEEFPDNLALKAFLAMALYNLSEEEDAVTMLLQMIAESSDDPWLKKYQRAIKFYAVNLNETW; encoded by the coding sequence ATGTCAAGTAAAGCAAGGAAACGAATTGAAAATGAAGAATTTGAGAAGGCGCAGGAAATTTTACTACAATTATTAAATGAAAATCCGGATGAGGCAGAAGCTAATCACCTCTTTGCTGAAACATTTGATGCACAAGGTTTTGAAAGAGAAGCAATCCCATATTATGAAAATGCGCTCGCCAATAATATTGAAGGAGAACTTCGCGAAGCAGTATTTATACAACTGGGGAGCAGCTATAGATGTATTGGCGAATACGAGAAGGCAAAGGAAATATTATTAAAAGGATTAGAAGAGTTCCCTGATAATTTAGCTTTGAAAGCCTTTTTAGCAATGGCACTTTATAATCTGAGTGAGGAGGAAGATGCTGTAACGATGCTTTTACAAATGATAGCAGAATCGTCGGATGACCCCTGGTTGAAAAAATACCAAAGAGCCATAAAATTCTATGCAGTGAATTTGAATGAAACATGGTAG
- a CDS encoding GNAT family N-acetyltransferase codes for MITIQKATPEHADGIAKVCIDSYWATYGELLSSEYINRMIKEFYTRERIIKEVTTTSKGWNGWFVAVDDEEVVGAGAGGMISENHGELFVLYLDPERKGEGLGTKLLDAVTNELKEYGAKEQWVSVTKWNNKGIPFYEAKGFIYIHEQDEYGIIEGEDYQALRYHRVL; via the coding sequence ATGATAACCATTCAAAAAGCAACACCGGAACATGCGGATGGAATTGCAAAAGTTTGTATTGATAGTTATTGGGCTACATACGGTGAACTGCTTTCAAGTGAATACATAAATAGGATGATAAAAGAATTTTATACTCGTGAAAGAATAATAAAAGAAGTTACAACAACGAGCAAAGGTTGGAATGGATGGTTTGTTGCTGTTGATGATGAGGAAGTTGTTGGTGCTGGTGCGGGCGGGATGATCAGCGAAAATCACGGGGAATTATTTGTATTGTATTTGGATCCCGAGCGCAAAGGTGAAGGATTAGGAACGAAGCTTCTTGACGCTGTTACGAATGAACTGAAAGAATATGGTGCCAAAGAACAATGGGTAAGTGTTACAAAATGGAATAATAAAGGGATTCCATTTTATGAAGCAAAAGGGTTTATTTATATACATGAGCAGGACGAGTACGGAATTATTGAAGGAGAAGATTATCAGGCGTTGAGGTATCATAGGGTGCTTTAA